The Flavobacterium commune genome contains the following window.
CATATCATTTTGTAAAAGGCATCGCCTTAAAAAACAAATTGAATTTAATCAATTCTCAGCAAGTTGCTAAAGGACGAATTTTAGACATAGGAGCAGGGACAGGAGATTTTCTAACTGTTGCTAAAAATGACGGTTGGGAAACTGTTGGAATTGAACCTAGCGATAGAGCTAAAGGAATTGCAATCAATAAAGGAATTTCATTTGTAGAAAATACAACTGCATTAGAAAGTCATTCTTTTGATGTGATAACCATGTGGCATGTTTTAGAACATGTGCCCGATTTGGATTTTCAGATTAAAGAATTAAAACGTTTGCTAAAGCCAACAGGAACTTTAATTATTGCTGTTCCTAATTTTAAATCTTTCGACGCAAAACATTATGGAACTTTTTGGGCTGCTTTTGATGTGCCAATCCATTTTTGGCATTTTTCAAAAAAAGCAATCCAAATACTTTTTCAAAAAGAAAATATGAAATTAGAAAAAGTACTTCCTATGAAGTTTGATTCGTTTTAT
Protein-coding sequences here:
- a CDS encoding class I SAM-dependent methyltransferase, translated to MDISNKKHFLTVKDHSVSKEIFELYHDEDLDMLITHPQPSLENLGKYYESEDYISHTDNKRSLFEKAYHFVKGIALKNKLNLINSQQVAKGRILDIGAGTGDFLTVAKNDGWETVGIEPSDRAKGIAINKGISFVENTTALESHSFDVITMWHVLEHVPDLDFQIKELKRLLKPTGTLIIAVPNFKSFDAKHYGTFWAAFDVPIHFWHFSKKAIQILFQKENMKLEKVLPMKFDSFYVSLLSEKYKNGKMNFIKAFFIGLQSNWKAKQNSEYSSLIYVLKNN